A genomic segment from Sceloporus undulatus isolate JIND9_A2432 ecotype Alabama unplaced genomic scaffold, SceUnd_v1.1 scaffold_16, whole genome shotgun sequence encodes:
- the LOC121917395 gene encoding nuclear receptor subfamily 0 group B member 2-like: MAFQGPFEKSGKYCSNSPSPTSILYGILNSEEQRRNQWTHHDFSLLPLFPSVRCPCRENRRVVLKTPDLICVRASEVLLKTVTFIRNLPTFFQLPPEDQILLTEQCWAPLFILGLAQEQIDFELEETSVPSLLKMILLNQTLTDNQQLQNYLFGASLMEVQKLKNFLRKLWDSDVCAKEYAYLKGIVLFNPGFQDLKCRIFIQTLQQEAQQTLMEFISMIHCRNLRRYTWLMELLGLLRSFHTNTIGDLFFKPFLGDVNLSSLFQETLYSK, from the exons ATGGCTTTCCAAGGGCCATTTGAAAAGAGTGGAAAATATTGCAGCAACTCACCTTCTCCTACCAGCATCCTCTATGGAATCCTTAACAGTGAAGAGCAAAGGAGGAATCAATGGACCCATCATgatttctcccttctccctttgtttCCATCTGTCAGATGTCCCTGTAGGGAGAACAGACGGGTTGTTCTGAAAACTCCAGACCTCATTTGTGTTAGAGCTTCAGAAGTGCTTCTGAAAACTGTCACTTTTATAAGAAACCTACCTACATTTTTTCAGCTCCCTCCAGAAGACCAGATCCTACTGACAGAGCAGTGTTGGGCACCTCTCTTCATACTAGGCCTGGCTCAAGAACAAATCGATTTTGAACTGGAAGAGACCTCTGTTCCTAGTTTATTGAAAATGATCCTTCTTAACCAAACTCTGACAGATAATCAACAGCTACAAAATTATCTTTTCGGGGCATCACTGATGGAAGTTCAGAAGCTAAAAAATTTCCTGAGGAAATTATGGGATTCAGATGTTTGTGCAAAAGAATATGCCTATCTCAAAGGAATTGTCCTTTTTAACCCTG GCTTCCAGGATCTAAAATGCCGTATTTTCATCCAGACTCTTCAACAGGAAGCCCAACAAACTCTGATGGAGTTCATTTCAATGATTCATTGCAGAAACCTGAGGAGATACACTTGGCTGATGGAACTGCTTGGACTTCTGAGGAGTTTCCATACAAATACTATTGGAGACCTGTTTTTCAAGCCCTTCTTGGGAGATGTCAATTTAAGCAGCTTATTTCAAGAAACACTCTACTCCAAATAA